A region from the Saccharomonospora azurea NA-128 genome encodes:
- the rimO gene encoding 30S ribosomal protein S12 methylthiotransferase RimO → MSSSESSSHRRVSLLTLGCARNEVDSEELAGRLVEGGWELSDDPSDSDVVVVNTCGFVEQAKKDSVDTLLAAADTGAKVVAVGCMAERYGRELAENLPEADAVLGFDHYPNLAERLADVAQGRTVESHTPTDRRTLLPITPVERQAAATDVTVPGHAGWGPRVLRSRLDDSPVAPLKIASGCDRRCSFCAIPSFRGSFVSRHPDELVAEAEWLAAHGARELFLVSENSTSYGKDLGRDFGGTRALEQLLPRLAAVDGIDRVRVSYLQPAETRPDLVKVIATTPGVADYFDLSFQHSSEAVLRRMRRFGSTESFLALIEQIRSYAPEAGIRTNVIVGFPGETEEDVAELERFLTEARLDAVGVFGYSDEDGTEAETFDGKLDSSEIAERVGRVSELVEELTSQRAEDRVGSVVDVLVESVDEEIVGRAAHQAPEVDGECVVLGDAECKVGEFVRCEVVDSAGVDLIVRPINPAPGDPDPET, encoded by the coding sequence TCTGACGTTGGGGTGCGCCCGTAACGAGGTCGACTCCGAGGAACTCGCCGGCCGCCTCGTCGAGGGCGGCTGGGAGCTCAGTGACGACCCTTCCGACAGCGACGTCGTCGTCGTGAACACGTGCGGCTTCGTCGAGCAGGCGAAGAAGGATTCGGTCGACACGCTGCTGGCGGCAGCCGACACGGGCGCGAAGGTCGTCGCCGTGGGCTGCATGGCCGAGCGCTACGGACGAGAGCTGGCGGAGAACCTGCCCGAAGCCGACGCGGTGCTCGGCTTCGACCACTACCCGAACCTCGCCGAGCGGCTCGCCGACGTCGCACAGGGCCGGACGGTGGAGTCGCACACTCCGACCGACCGCCGGACGCTGCTCCCGATCACTCCGGTCGAGCGGCAGGCCGCGGCCACGGACGTCACCGTGCCCGGTCACGCGGGGTGGGGTCCGCGCGTGCTGCGCTCGCGCCTCGACGACTCGCCGGTCGCGCCGCTCAAGATCGCCTCGGGCTGCGACCGCCGCTGCTCGTTCTGCGCGATCCCGTCGTTCCGGGGTTCGTTCGTGTCGCGGCACCCCGACGAGCTCGTGGCCGAGGCGGAGTGGCTCGCCGCGCACGGTGCGCGGGAGCTGTTCCTCGTGAGTGAGAACTCGACGTCCTACGGCAAGGACCTCGGGCGCGACTTCGGCGGCACGCGCGCGCTGGAGCAGTTGCTGCCCCGGCTCGCGGCCGTCGACGGCATCGACCGCGTGCGCGTCTCCTACCTCCAGCCCGCCGAGACCCGCCCGGACCTCGTGAAGGTCATCGCGACCACCCCCGGTGTGGCGGACTACTTCGACCTGTCGTTCCAGCACTCCAGCGAGGCGGTGCTGCGGCGCATGCGGCGGTTCGGGTCCACCGAGTCGTTCCTCGCGCTGATCGAGCAGATCCGCTCCTACGCGCCCGAGGCGGGCATCCGCACCAACGTGATCGTCGGCTTCCCCGGCGAGACGGAGGAGGACGTCGCCGAGCTCGAACGGTTCCTCACCGAGGCGCGGCTCGACGCGGTCGGGGTGTTCGGCTACTCCGACGAGGACGGCACCGAGGCGGAGACGTTCGACGGCAAGCTGGACTCCTCCGAGATCGCGGAGCGCGTGGGGCGGGTGTCCGAGCTGGTCGAGGAACTCACCTCGCAGCGAGCCGAAGACCGCGTCGGCTCGGTGGTCGACGTGCTCGTCGAGTCGGTCGACGAGGAGATCGTCGGCCGGGCCGCGCACCAGGCGCCCGAGGTCGACGGGGAGTGCGTCGTGCTCGGGGACGCCGAGTGCAAGGTCGGGGAGTTCGTCCGCTGCGAGGTCGTGGACAGTGCGGGCGTCGACCTGATCGTCCGACCGATCAACCCAGCCCCCGGTGACCCGGACCCTGAGACGTGA